Proteins from a single region of Mycoplasma leachii PG50:
- a CDS encoding dihydrolipoamide acetyltransferase family protein encodes MFKVKFADIGEGLTEGTVAEVLVKVGDVVKEGQSLYFVETDKVNSEIPAPVAGKIAVINIKAGQEIKVGDVVMEIDEGTGASVASEPKAEAKSEAKVEVVEENASVVGATPVSNDLIVRKQASTVTKSSTIKATPLARKVAADLNVDLSLVTPTGPNQRILVVDIKNYHSSSAQPVSQPAPAPIPTVSQPAPAPVVTPTIKVVEPSAPLSWDEVPMNGVRKATVKAMTKSHTEIAAFTGMKNTDITETHKMRTELKDHAAASGIKLTYLAFIIKAVAKSLRDMPNINVRGDFANNKIQFMHNINIGIAVDTPNGLMVPVIKGADHLSVFEIAIKINELANKAKDGKLARAEMTEATFTVSNFGSVGLDYATPIINSPESAILGVGTMSQTPLYINGELQKRFIMPLSMTCDHRIIDGADAGRFLIKVQDYLSKPVLLFM; translated from the coding sequence ATGTTCAAAGTTAAATTTGCTGACATAGGTGAAGGTCTAACAGAAGGAACAGTCGCTGAAGTTTTAGTTAAAGTTGGTGATGTTGTTAAAGAAGGACAATCATTATACTTTGTTGAAACTGATAAAGTAAACAGTGAAATACCTGCTCCAGTGGCTGGAAAAATTGCAGTAATTAACATTAAAGCTGGACAAGAAATCAAAGTTGGTGATGTAGTTATGGAAATTGATGAAGGAACAGGTGCATCTGTAGCTAGTGAACCAAAAGCTGAAGCTAAATCAGAAGCTAAAGTTGAAGTAGTTGAAGAAAATGCTAGTGTAGTTGGTGCTACTCCAGTTTCAAATGATTTAATTGTTAGAAAACAAGCATCTACAGTTACAAAATCAAGCACTATTAAAGCTACACCTCTAGCAAGAAAAGTTGCTGCTGATCTAAATGTTGATTTATCTTTAGTAACTCCAACAGGACCAAACCAAAGAATTTTAGTTGTTGATATTAAAAACTATCATTCTTCATCAGCTCAACCAGTTAGTCAACCAGCTCCAGCTCCAATTCCAACTGTTAGTCAACCAGCTCCAGCTCCAGTTGTAACTCCAACAATTAAAGTTGTTGAACCAAGTGCACCTTTATCTTGAGATGAAGTTCCAATGAATGGTGTTAGAAAAGCTACAGTAAAAGCAATGACAAAATCACATACTGAAATTGCTGCATTTACTGGTATGAAAAACACTGATATTACTGAAACTCACAAGATGAGAACTGAATTAAAAGATCATGCTGCAGCTAGTGGAATTAAATTAACTTACTTAGCATTTATTATTAAAGCTGTTGCTAAATCATTACGTGATATGCCAAATATTAATGTAAGAGGTGATTTTGCAAACAACAAAATTCAATTTATGCACAACATTAATATTGGAATTGCAGTAGATACACCAAATGGATTAATGGTTCCAGTTATTAAAGGTGCTGATCACTTAAGTGTATTTGAAATTGCAATCAAAATTAATGAATTAGCAAACAAAGCTAAAGATGGTAAATTAGCAAGAGCTGAAATGACTGAAGCAACATTTACTGTTTCAAACTTTGGTTCAGTAGGACTAGATTATGCTACTCCTATTATTAACTCACCAGAATCAGCTATTTTAGGAGTTGGTACAATGTCTCAAACTCCTTTATATATCAATGGTGAATTACAAAAAAGATTTATAATGCCATTATCAATGACTTGTGATCATAGAATCATTGATGGTGCAGATGCTGGAAGATTTTTAATTAAAGTACAAGATTATCTATCAAAACCAGTACTATTGTTTATGTAA
- the lpdA gene encoding dihydrolipoyl dehydrogenase yields the protein MFKVKFADIGEGLTEGTVAEVLVKVGDVVKEGQPLYFVETDKVNSEIPSPVAGKIAIINISTGQEIKVGDVVIEIDDGTSASTSEPKVEVVEENASVVGATPVSNDVLPSRAPKPKTEAPKVDVQIEDTFDVCVVGAGIGGYVTAIKSAQLGLKTLIIEKEYYGGVCLNVGCIPTKTLLKTSHVYHDIMHKAKELGIVLQNTEKVVIDWAQALQRKNGVVKKLTGGVKYLLDKNKVTQIKGEAVALDKNTISVNNKNYRVNNLIIASGSTPNHLPLPGFDQGRKDGIIIDSTGILSVPKIPETLVVIGGGVIGIEFSYLFASLGTKVTVLQGLPTVLEMLDKDIIDAMTKELKNRYNIEVITNASVKEFKNGSVVYEIDGKDQMIKGEYVLESVGRKTSITGFENIGLELTPRKAIVVNEYQETNLDGVYAIGDVVGKVMLAHTAVKGAIVAANRIAKKANKDHAEDIVMDYYRIPSCIYTHPEVSMIGKTEQQLKQENIEYKTFKFPFSAIGKALADDDTSGFVKIIIEPKYKTILGAHIIGNRATEMISEIAAVIECEGTITEIANTIHPHPTMSEAIGEAAEALETGKAIHF from the coding sequence ATGTTTAAAGTAAAATTTGCTGACATAGGTGAAGGTTTAACAGAAGGAACAGTCGCTGAAGTTTTAGTTAAAGTTGGCGATGTTGTTAAAGAAGGACAACCTTTATATTTTGTTGAAACCGATAAAGTAAATAGTGAAATTCCTTCTCCAGTTGCTGGAAAAATTGCAATAATAAATATTTCTACTGGTCAAGAAATTAAAGTTGGTGATGTAGTTATTGAAATTGATGATGGAACATCAGCTTCTACAAGCGAACCTAAAGTTGAAGTAGTTGAAGAAAATGCTAGTGTAGTTGGTGCTACTCCAGTTTCAAATGATGTTTTACCAAGCAGAGCACCAAAACCAAAAACTGAAGCTCCAAAAGTGGATGTTCAAATTGAAGATACATTTGATGTTTGTGTAGTTGGTGCAGGAATTGGTGGTTATGTTACTGCTATTAAATCTGCTCAATTAGGTCTAAAAACTTTAATTATTGAAAAAGAATATTATGGTGGAGTTTGTTTAAATGTTGGATGTATTCCTACAAAAACTTTATTAAAAACTTCTCATGTTTATCACGATATAATGCATAAAGCAAAAGAATTAGGAATTGTTTTACAAAATACTGAAAAAGTAGTCATTGATTGAGCTCAAGCACTTCAAAGAAAAAATGGTGTTGTTAAGAAATTAACAGGTGGAGTTAAATATCTACTAGATAAAAATAAAGTAACTCAAATTAAAGGTGAAGCTGTTGCTTTAGATAAAAATACAATTTCAGTAAATAATAAAAATTATCGTGTTAATAACTTAATTATTGCTTCTGGATCAACACCAAATCATTTGCCACTTCCAGGATTTGATCAAGGAAGAAAAGATGGAATCATTATTGATTCAACTGGAATTTTATCAGTTCCAAAAATTCCTGAAACTTTAGTTGTAATTGGTGGAGGGGTTATTGGTATTGAGTTTAGTTATTTATTTGCTAGTCTTGGTACAAAAGTTACTGTTTTACAAGGATTACCAACTGTTTTAGAAATGCTAGATAAAGATATTATTGATGCTATGACTAAAGAGTTGAAAAACAGATACAACATTGAAGTTATTACAAATGCTTCAGTTAAAGAATTTAAAAATGGATCTGTAGTTTATGAAATTGATGGTAAAGATCAAATGATTAAAGGAGAATACGTTTTAGAATCAGTTGGACGTAAAACTTCAATAACTGGATTTGAAAACATCGGTTTAGAACTAACTCCAAGAAAAGCTATTGTTGTTAATGAATATCAAGAAACTAATTTAGATGGTGTTTATGCAATTGGTGATGTTGTTGGAAAAGTAATGTTAGCTCATACTGCAGTTAAAGGAGCTATTGTTGCTGCTAATAGAATTGCTAAAAAAGCTAATAAAGATCATGCTGAAGATATTGTTATGGATTATTACAGAATTCCATCATGTATTTATACACATCCAGAAGTTTCAATGATAGGAAAAACTGAACAACAATTAAAACAAGAAAATATTGAATACAAAACCTTTAAATTCCCATTCTCAGCTATTGGTAAAGCTTTAGCTGATGATGATACTTCAGGATTTGTAAAAATTATTATAGAACCTAAATACAAAACTATTTTAGGTGCACATATTATTGGAAATAGAGCAACTGAAATGATTTCTGAAATTGCTGCTGTTATTGAGTGTGAAGGAACAATTACTGAAATTGCTAATACAATTCACCCTCACCCAACAATGAGTGAAGCAATTGGAGAAGCAGCAGAAGCTCTAGAAACAGGAAAAGCTATTCATTTTTAA
- the pta gene encoding phosphate acetyltransferase, with protein sequence MYTLEEIKNQLVLKSEKKSIVFPEGESEIIQSVAKTLVDEKLGLPILLFKSSKEVPSEIKNNSSIKTICLDEFDTKEFSEEFVKLRKGKATIEVAHQVMQLPNYVGAMLVKVNQADCMLSGLNNTTADTIRPALQIIGTKPGYNIASSIFIMSKGDENYIFTDCALNIRPTSEQLVEITQMAVDFAKTLNVKNVEAALLSYSTNGSGKGEDVDRVHKAVEILKSSQNDYVCEGEIQFDAAFDKKTRDKKFKNCLLTKQAPDIFVFPDINAGNIGYKIAQRMGGFEAIGPFVLGLNQPVNDLSRGATFVDVLNTAIVTLHLSY encoded by the coding sequence ATGTATACATTAGAAGAAATTAAAAATCAACTAGTTTTAAAATCAGAAAAAAAATCTATTGTTTTTCCAGAAGGTGAATCTGAAATTATTCAATCTGTGGCTAAAACTTTAGTTGATGAAAAATTAGGATTACCAATTCTATTATTTAAATCTTCAAAAGAAGTTCCAAGTGAAATTAAAAATAATTCATCAATTAAAACTATTTGTTTAGATGAATTTGACACAAAAGAATTTAGTGAAGAATTTGTAAAACTTAGAAAAGGTAAAGCAACTATTGAAGTTGCACATCAAGTAATGCAATTACCAAATTATGTTGGAGCTATGCTAGTTAAAGTAAATCAAGCTGATTGTATGTTATCTGGATTAAACAATACAACAGCTGATACAATCAGACCAGCTTTACAAATTATTGGTACAAAACCTGGATATAATATTGCAAGTAGTATCTTTATTATGTCAAAAGGTGATGAAAATTACATTTTTACTGATTGTGCTTTAAACATTAGACCAACAAGCGAACAATTAGTTGAAATCACACAAATGGCAGTTGATTTTGCAAAGACTTTAAATGTAAAAAATGTTGAAGCTGCTTTATTAAGCTATTCAACAAATGGTAGTGGTAAAGGTGAAGATGTTGATAGAGTTCACAAAGCAGTTGAAATTTTAAAATCTAGTCAAAATGATTATGTTTGTGAAGGTGAAATTCAATTTGATGCTGCTTTTGATAAAAAAACTAGAGATAAAAAATTCAAAAACTGTTTATTAACTAAACAAGCTCCAGATATCTTTGTTTTTCCAGATATAAATGCCGGGAATATTGGTTATAAAATTGCTCAAAGAATGGGTGGTTTTGAAGCAATCGGGCCTTTTGTTTTAGGATTAAATCAACCAGTTAATGACCTAAGTAGAGGGGCAACATTTGTAGATGTATTAAATACAGCTATTGTTACACTACACTTATCTTATTAA
- a CDS encoding acetate kinase: MILVINSGSSSIKFKLFDTSKTIEPILDGLAERIGIDGFLKFEHNNQKYKFENSLPDHEHAIQLILNKLLELKIISNIDEINGVGFRVVHGGEISHSSIITDEILSKIQDSVKLAPLHNPAAIIAIKAVKKLMPNTNMVACFDTAFHQTMPEVNYLYTVPYKWYEEFGVRKYGFHGISYEYIVNKSSEILNKKKEDLNLIVCHLGNGASVSCIKDGKSYDTSMGLTPLAGLMMGTRSGDIDVSICEYIAKQTNTDIFSITQTLNKQSGLLGLSQVSADMRDVLEQYDRNDKKAIIAVEKYVQVVADFIVKYANYLDSIDAIVFTAGIGENADVIRDLICKKVKLLDLQIDQDKNQAKYSDYKLISSEKSKIPVYAIRTNEEKMICLDTLNLIK, encoded by the coding sequence ATGATTTTAGTAATTAATTCTGGAAGTAGTTCAATTAAATTTAAATTATTTGATACTTCAAAAACAATTGAACCAATATTAGATGGTCTAGCAGAACGTATTGGGATTGATGGATTTTTAAAATTTGAACACAATAATCAAAAATATAAATTTGAAAATTCTCTTCCAGATCATGAACACGCTATTCAATTAATTTTAAATAAATTACTTGAGTTAAAAATTATATCAAATATTGATGAAATTAATGGAGTTGGATTTAGAGTAGTTCATGGTGGTGAAATTTCACATTCATCAATTATTACTGATGAAATATTATCAAAAATTCAAGATAGTGTTAAATTAGCTCCACTTCATAATCCAGCTGCAATTATTGCTATAAAAGCTGTTAAAAAATTAATGCCAAATACTAATATGGTAGCTTGTTTTGATACAGCATTTCATCAAACTATGCCTGAAGTAAATTATTTATACACAGTTCCTTATAAATGATATGAAGAATTTGGTGTAAGAAAATACGGATTTCATGGAATTAGTTATGAATATATAGTTAATAAATCTTCTGAAATTCTAAATAAGAAAAAAGAAGATTTAAACTTAATTGTTTGTCATTTAGGAAATGGTGCAAGTGTTTCATGTATTAAAGATGGTAAATCTTATGATACTTCAATGGGATTAACTCCATTAGCTGGTTTAATGATGGGAACTAGAAGTGGAGATATTGATGTATCAATATGTGAGTATATTGCAAAACAAACAAATACTGACATCTTTTCAATTACTCAAACTTTAAATAAACAATCAGGACTTTTAGGTTTAAGTCAAGTTTCAGCTGACATGAGAGATGTTTTAGAACAATATGATAGAAATGATAAAAAAGCTATTATTGCTGTTGAAAAATATGTTCAAGTTGTTGCTGATTTTATAGTTAAGTATGCAAATTATTTAGATAGCATTGATGCAATAGTGTTTACAGCAGGAATTGGTGAAAATGCAGATGTTATTAGAGATTTAATTTGTAAAAAAGTTAAACTTTTAGATTTACAAATTGATCAAGATAAAAACCAAGCTAAATACTCAGATTATAAATTAATTTCTAGTGAAAAATCAAAAATTCCAGTTTATGCTATTAGAACAAATGAAGAAAAAATGATTTGTTTAGATACTTTAAACTTAATTAAATAA
- a CDS encoding MIP family Ig-specific serine endopeptidase → MKRSLKYLSFLGLIPFLSITTISCVKQAKENNNKDQLISQFKQLIFILNNFDLNNKKLESKIIKAIEKSDFNKISNINLELTIKFLTRIKNELKTKTIDQLNKNDKLDILTKIKVHLASLNLIELVNIVDELVNKLNQKEEIKNIHKDKIEKNKDNIEEIDDSKLEILESKYIPNQHNYPDYVKNFKTVSAEEIYKELYDRTFSIKFLVKLKDGSLLSNGTGTGWLLDYHKYSNTNKYKMFIATNLHVLADFSNSLTDQQNKEFNYYDPSGNKVIGLGLGKADNVTDFSRKNNNWKSETNIANYYLNNQDFENYLKNDFWSVNKFSKGISEPKIVFGAVDFMKDRAVKNHQEILQKEAINYYNYKKNNNEINDNNKISWNNFLNNKDIPIMVDFAVFEFDVDLDLVDYNLKSWISNAISGLDNYLDRLNKTPLLPNQDKRISKYLQTTDYVSALFKKDQTNKNLYNAKDIYIAGYPTSQYSRSVWMQNNPIERNSSTLTSNWRRPTNDKSFAFANEVEEKAGTGLNFNIHDNYWHRVFATFYGYQYNINFSSLYYGASGSLAYNEFGQMIGIYNNVKSNVQFGDLLQSATIAPFLQSDNIKVGNNIIYAYNLIDGTDKTKYKYQKSSFRENLQKLYPNGFSDGLKSTKLFDDIFN, encoded by the coding sequence ATGAAAAGATCATTAAAATATTTAAGTTTTTTAGGTTTAATTCCATTTTTATCAATAACAACTATAAGTTGTGTTAAACAAGCTAAAGAAAATAATAATAAAGATCAATTAATTAGTCAATTTAAACAACTTATTTTTATCTTAAACAACTTTGATTTAAATAACAAAAAACTAGAATCAAAAATCATAAAAGCTATTGAGAAAAGTGATTTTAATAAAATTAGTAATATAAATTTAGAATTAACTATAAAGTTTTTAACTAGAATAAAAAATGAATTAAAAACTAAAACAATTGATCAGTTAAATAAAAATGATAAGCTAGATATTTTAACTAAAATAAAAGTTCATTTAGCCTCATTAAACTTAATTGAGTTAGTAAATATTGTTGATGAATTAGTTAATAAATTAAATCAAAAAGAAGAAATTAAAAATATTCATAAAGATAAAATAGAAAAAAATAAAGATAATATAGAAGAAATTGATGATTCAAAACTTGAGATTTTAGAATCAAAATATATACCTAATCAGCACAACTACCCAGATTATGTTAAAAATTTTAAAACAGTTTCAGCAGAAGAAATTTATAAAGAACTTTATGATAGAACTTTTTCAATTAAGTTTTTAGTTAAATTAAAAGATGGTAGTTTATTAAGTAATGGAACTGGAACTGGTTGATTATTAGATTATCATAAATATAGTAATACTAATAAATATAAAATGTTTATTGCTACAAACTTACATGTTTTAGCAGATTTTAGCAATTCATTAACTGATCAACAAAATAAAGAATTTAATTACTATGATCCATCAGGTAATAAGGTGATAGGTCTTGGTTTAGGAAAAGCTGATAATGTTACTGATTTTAGTAGAAAAAATAATAACTGAAAATCAGAAACTAATATAGCTAATTATTATTTAAATAATCAAGATTTTGAAAATTATCTTAAAAATGATTTCTGAAGTGTAAATAAATTTTCTAAAGGTATTTCAGAACCCAAAATTGTATTTGGTGCAGTTGATTTTATGAAAGATCGTGCTGTTAAAAATCATCAAGAAATTTTACAAAAAGAAGCAATTAATTATTATAACTATAAAAAAAATAATAATGAGATTAATGATAATAATAAGATATCTTGAAATAATTTTTTAAATAATAAAGATATTCCTATTATGGTAGATTTTGCAGTATTTGAATTTGATGTTGACCTAGATTTAGTTGATTATAATTTAAAATCATGAATTTCTAATGCTATTAGTGGTTTGGATAATTATTTGGATAGATTAAATAAAACACCTCTTTTACCAAATCAAGATAAAAGAATTTCTAAATATTTACAAACTACAGATTATGTTTCTGCGCTATTTAAAAAAGATCAAACAAATAAAAATTTGTATAATGCTAAAGATATTTATATTGCAGGTTATCCAACAAGCCAATATAGCAGAAGTGTTTGAATGCAAAATAATCCCATAGAAAGAAATTCATCTACTTTAACTAGTAATTGAAGAAGACCAACAAATGATAAATCTTTTGCTTTTGCAAATGAAGTTGAAGAAAAAGCTGGAACAGGATTGAATTTTAATATTCATGATAATTATTGACACAGAGTTTTTGCAACCTTTTATGGGTATCAATATAATATTAATTTTTCTTCACTATATTATGGAGCTTCAGGTTCACTAGCTTATAATGAATTTGGACAAATGATAGGTATATATAATAATGTTAAATCAAATGTTCAATTTGGAGATTTATTACAAAGTGCAACAATAGCTCCATTTTTACAATCAGATAATATAAAAGTTGGAAATAATATTATTTATGCTTATAACTTAATTGATGGAACTGATAAAACTAAGTATAAATATCAAAAATCATCATTTAGAGAAAATCTTCAAAAATTATATCCAAATGGTTTTAGTGATGGTTTAAAATCTACTAAATTATTTGATGATATTTTTAATTAG
- the coaD gene encoding pantetheine-phosphate adenylyltransferase, with protein MKTAIYPGSFNPFHKGHLNILKKAILLFDKVYVVVSKNVNKSLDPDLQSRVENIKNLIKDFDNVEIIINENKLTTTIAKELNACFIIRGLRSQTDFEYEIKYYDGFKSLDPNIEVVYFISDYDKRSLSSTILREIEFYKK; from the coding sequence ATGAAAACAGCAATTTATCCAGGAAGCTTTAACCCTTTTCACAAAGGACATTTAAATATTTTAAAAAAAGCTATTTTATTATTTGATAAAGTATATGTTGTTGTTAGTAAAAACGTAAATAAATCACTTGACCCAGATTTACAAAGTAGAGTTGAAAATATTAAAAATCTTATAAAAGATTTTGATAATGTTGAAATTATTATTAATGAAAATAAACTAACTACTACTATTGCAAAAGAATTAAATGCTTGTTTTATAATTAGAGGTTTAAGAAGTCAAACTGATTTTGAATATGAAATTAAATATTATGATGGATTTAAAAGTTTAGATCCAAATATTGAAGTAGTTTATTTTATTAGTGATTATGATAAAAGAAGTTTATCTTCAACGATTTTAAGAGAAATTGAATTTTATAAAAAGTAG
- the ptsP gene encoding phosphoenolpyruvate--protein phosphotransferase: protein MSKQIKGIAASEGISLARALVIKETKLDIQKQLISDVDQEIIKLEQAIEKSISDLKKIQQITLKKLGEEKAAIFDAHQDIANDPAIKEEVIELIKKEKINAEYALFTVSNNYFEMFSQLEDPYFKERSADIKDVSLRIISHILGLEIHDLSTIDKEVIIVSDDLTPSQTAQLDKKFVKGFLTNVGGRTSHAAIMARSLEIPAILGLQNITELVKTDDLIALDGSSGIVELDLNKEDVLNYQTKVQQYIELKDQLKKFKDEPSLTKDKIKKLIEANIGSTNDIQSVLDSGAEGIGLFRTEFLYMDNDHFPTEEEQFEAYKKVVSQIKHLVVFRTLDIGGDKKLSYFKFDEEMNPFLGYRAIRFTLDRKDIFKDQIRALLRASAFGKLGIMFPMIATIDEFKQAKAFVEECKLELDKENIKYDKQVQIGMMVEIPSAAILADQFAKYADFFSIGTNDLIQYSFASDRMNQNVSYLYQPLNPSLLRLIQLTINGAHKHNKWVGMCGEMAGDSKALPILLGLDLDAFSMSATSVLKARSLMSKIEFGKAKILANKVLECETNEQVNKLVEDFLNNLD, encoded by the coding sequence ATGTCAAAACAAATTAAAGGAATTGCTGCAAGTGAAGGAATTTCTTTAGCAAGAGCTCTTGTTATAAAAGAAACTAAACTTGATATACAAAAGCAATTAATTTCAGATGTTGATCAAGAAATTATTAAATTAGAACAAGCAATTGAAAAATCTATATCTGATTTAAAAAAAATTCAACAAATTACTTTAAAAAAATTAGGAGAAGAAAAAGCTGCTATTTTTGATGCTCATCAAGATATTGCAAATGATCCTGCTATTAAAGAAGAAGTTATTGAATTGATTAAAAAAGAAAAAATTAATGCTGAGTATGCACTTTTTACAGTATCTAATAACTATTTTGAAATGTTCAGTCAATTAGAAGATCCATACTTTAAGGAAAGAAGTGCAGATATTAAAGATGTTAGTTTAAGAATTATTTCTCACATTTTAGGATTAGAAATTCATGACTTATCAACTATTGATAAAGAAGTAATTATTGTTAGTGATGATTTAACTCCAAGTCAAACTGCTCAATTAGATAAAAAATTTGTTAAAGGATTTTTAACTAATGTTGGTGGAAGAACTAGTCATGCTGCTATTATGGCAAGAAGTTTAGAAATTCCTGCAATTTTAGGGTTACAAAATATAACTGAATTAGTTAAAACTGATGATTTGATAGCTTTAGATGGAAGTAGTGGAATTGTTGAATTAGATCTTAATAAAGAAGATGTTTTAAACTATCAAACTAAAGTACAACAATATATAGAATTAAAAGATCAATTAAAAAAATTTAAAGATGAACCAAGTTTAACAAAAGATAAAATCAAAAAGCTAATTGAAGCAAATATTGGTTCAACAAATGATATTCAATCAGTTCTAGATTCGGGAGCTGAAGGTATTGGGTTATTTAGAACTGAATTTTTATATATGGATAATGATCACTTCCCAACTGAAGAAGAACAATTTGAAGCTTATAAAAAAGTTGTTAGTCAAATAAAACATTTGGTGGTTTTTCGTACTTTAGATATTGGTGGAGATAAAAAGTTATCATATTTTAAATTTGATGAAGAAATGAATCCTTTTTTAGGATATAGAGCAATTAGGTTTACTCTAGATAGAAAAGATATTTTTAAAGATCAAATTAGAGCATTATTAAGAGCCTCAGCTTTTGGAAAATTAGGTATTATGTTTCCAATGATTGCTACAATTGATGAATTTAAGCAAGCTAAAGCATTTGTTGAAGAATGTAAATTAGAACTTGATAAAGAAAACATAAAATATGATAAGCAAGTTCAAATTGGAATGATGGTTGAAATTCCATCAGCTGCTATACTAGCTGATCAATTTGCAAAGTATGCTGATTTCTTTTCGATAGGAACTAATGATTTAATTCAATATTCATTTGCTAGTGACAGAATGAATCAAAATGTTTCATATTTATATCAACCATTAAACCCTTCTTTATTAAGATTAATTCAATTAACAATTAATGGAGCTCATAAGCATAATAAATGAGTTGGTATGTGTGGAGAAATGGCAGGAGACTCTAAAGCTTTACCAATTTTATTAGGATTAGATTTAGATGCTTTTTCAATGAGTGCAACTTCAGTTTTAAAAGCTAGATCACTTATGAGTAAAATTGAATTTGGCAAAGCTAAAATATTAGCTAATAAAGTTTTAGAATGTGAAACTAATGAACAAGTAAATAAACTTGTTGAAGATTTTTTAAATAATTTAGATTAA
- a CDS encoding PTS sugar transporter subunit IIA encodes MWFFNKNLKVLAPCDGTIITLDEVEDEVFKERMLGDGFAINPKSNDFHAPVSGKLVTAFPTKHAFGIQTKSGVEILLHIGLDTVSLDGNGFESFVTQDQEVNAGDKLVTVDLKSVAKKVPSIKSPIIFTNNGGKTLEIVKIGEVKQGDVVAILK; translated from the coding sequence ATGTGATTTTTTAATAAGAATTTGAAAGTTTTAGCTCCTTGTGATGGAACAATAATTACACTAGATGAAGTTGAAGATGAAGTTTTTAAAGAAAGAATGTTAGGAGATGGATTTGCAATAAATCCAAAATCAAATGATTTTCATGCTCCAGTTAGTGGCAAATTAGTGACTGCTTTTCCAACAAAGCATGCTTTTGGAATTCAAACAAAAAGCGGTGTTGAAATTTTATTACATATTGGTTTAGATACAGTAAGCTTAGATGGTAATGGATTTGAATCATTTGTGACTCAAGATCAAGAGGTTAATGCCGGAGATAAATTAGTAACTGTTGATTTAAAATCAGTTGCTAAAAAAGTTCCATCAATTAAATCCCCAATCATTTTTACAAATAATGGTGGAAAAACTTTAGAAATTGTAAAAATCGGTGAAGTTAAACAAGGTGATGTTGTTGCTATTTTAAAATAG
- the dhaL gene encoding dihydroxyacetone kinase subunit DhaL yields MSLNLDSVKEVLIKIAKVINENKEELSQLDAAIGDGDHGHNMSRGFLKVVEELENNSYDDIGSIFKKVGMVLVSNVGGASGPLYGTAFLKAAISINNKREIDMNDFSICLQQAVDGIKIRGKANVGDKTMLDVLQPVSDLIKDLINQKYLAKDILVKVVELAYKRVEATKEIIAKKGRASYLGQRSIGHKDPGAYSSYLILKCISENI; encoded by the coding sequence ATGAGTTTAAATTTAGATAGTGTTAAAGAAGTGTTAATAAAAATAGCTAAAGTTATTAATGAAAATAAAGAAGAACTTTCACAATTAGACGCAGCTATTGGTGATGGTGATCATGGTCATAATATGTCTAGAGGTTTTTTAAAAGTTGTTGAAGAATTGGAAAATAATTCATATGATGATATAGGAAGTATTTTTAAAAAAGTAGGAATGGTACTTGTTTCAAATGTTGGTGGCGCTTCTGGCCCATTATATGGAACTGCATTTTTAAAAGCAGCAATTTCTATTAATAATAAAAGAGAAATTGATATGAATGATTTTTCTATTTGTTTACAACAAGCAGTTGATGGTATTAAAATTCGTGGAAAAGCTAATGTTGGTGATAAAACAATGTTAGATGTTTTACAACCTGTTAGTGATTTAATAAAAGATTTAATAAATCAAAAATATTTAGCAAAAGATATTTTAGTTAAAGTAGTTGAATTAGCTTATAAAAGAGTTGAAGCTACTAAAGAAATTATTGCTAAAAAAGGTAGAGCTAGTTATTTAGGACAAAGAAGCATTGGGCATAAAGATCCTGGTGCTTATTCTAGTTATTTAATATTGAAATGTATTAGTGAGAATATTTAA